In Ischnura elegans chromosome 9, ioIscEleg1.1, whole genome shotgun sequence, the following proteins share a genomic window:
- the LOC124165619 gene encoding uncharacterized protein LOC124165619 codes for MSSVNAVEEGETRKMRLIYPCFVNNQLGVFLNKVSETQFGEIYSCLSKGNKPWKGGSKTFKVFKDVVKKNSLTQFDDIHDTVKLNDKLSSVDDLRSRYSSNKDVVRWRPDGNVKKALYSHDMAEKLKRKAHLQGVVDKHTQEIEKLKSELNQICSQLKSENELDEELKMLNDESSKEMKNLHIMKQKMEEMKPSHPSAMMT; via the exons ATGTCTAGTGTAAACGCAGTAGAAGAAGGGGAGACGCGTAAAATGCGTCTTATCTATCCTTGCTTTGTCAACAATCAGCTCGGTGTGTTTCTCAATAAAGTTAG TGAGACCCAATTTGGAGAAATCTATTCATGCTTATCCAAAGGGAATAAGCCTTGGAAAGGTGGTTCCAAAACATTTAAAGTTTTCAAGGATGTGGTGAAAAAGAATTCATTGACACAGTTCGATGATATCCACGATACGGTGAAACTGAACGATAAATTATCGTCGGTGGACGATCTGCGTTCGCGGTATTCATCAAATAAAGATGTTGTGCGCTG gAGGCCAGATGGGAATGTGAAAAAAGCCCTTTATTCACATGACATGGCTGAAAAGCTTAAGAGGAAAGCACATCTACAGGGTGTAGTTGATAAGCATACACAGGAAATTGAGAAACTTAAAAGTGAATTGAACCAAATATGCTCCCAGTTAAAGAGTGAGAATGAGTTAGATGAAGAATTGAAGATGCTGAATGATGAGTCATCAaaggaaatgaagaatttacacaTCATGAAGcagaaaatggaggaaatgaaacCCAGTCATCCCTCAGCTATGATGACTTGA